The Planktothrix agardhii NIES-204 genomic interval AGCCACCCGCACGGACTCGCTCAATACCGTTCCCTGTAAACTCAGCACCGCGACTTCTGTAGTACCGCCCCCAATATCCACAATCATATTTCCCGTCGCTTCCGAAACGGGTAAACCTGCACCAATCGCCGCGGCCACAGGTTCATCAATTAGTCGCACGTCCCGCGCCCCGGCTTGAGAAGCCGCTTCAATCACCGCCCGGCGTTCTACTCCAGTGACTCCACTGGGAATTCCAATCACAATTCGAGGAGCAATCAGGGTTTTTCCCTGATTCACCCGCCGAATAAAATGTTTGAGCATTTGTTCGGCTGCATCAAAGTCCGCAATCACCCCATCCCGCAGGGGTCGTAGCACAACTACATTTTCGGGAGTGCGGCCTAACATTTTTTTGGCTTCCTCTCCTACCGCCAACGGGACTTTTTCTAGTCTGTCAATAGCGACAACCGAGGGTTCTTGTAGTACAATGCCCTTACCCGATACATAAATCAATGTGTTAGCAGTCCCTAGGTCAATGCCCATGTCCTGCGAAAAACGACTAAAAAGACCCACTATTCTTTCCCTATAAAAAATTAACAGCAATCCTTTCGGAGTGTCCGTAAGGGCGACTAACCGATGTAGATTGTATTATGTTTTGGGTTGTGCGTCTAGTCATCACGGCTGAGAACTTCAACCCAAAATTTCTAGCCATCGGTTTTCAGGATCATAGTTCACTTCGTGGGATAGAATACCGGATCAGTGATAATCAACCAATCCCCTCAATAATCGGATGGAAGTAAAACGCAATACCCAAAACGGTATAAGCAGCCAAGAGTAAAACCCCCTCCAACCAATCGGAACGGCCATCGGAACTGACGGAATTAGCAATTAACACAGACACGGCAACGGCGATTAATTCAAAGGGGTTAAAATTCAAATCCATCGGTTGGCCTAATATCCATCCGGCTAAAACTAACACAGGGGCCACAAATAAGGCAATTTGTAAACTCGAACCCAAGGCCACGGATACGGATAAATCCATTTTATTTTTCATAGCCACGGTAACGGCGGTGGCGTGTTCAGCCGCGTTACCAATAATGGGAACTAAAATTACCCCGGTAAATAATGCTGTTAGTCCCAAACTAGAGGTAGCTTCCTCTAAAGTCCCCACCAATAATTCCGACTCGAAGGCTACAGTTAGGGTAGCCAATAACAAAACCCCAATCCACAGCTTTAAATTCACATTTTCTGCCTCATGTCCGGCTTCTTCTGGGGTGATTTCGCCGTCTTCATCGTTTTCGGCCACTCCCACATCATATAAATAGGAGTGGGTTTTCATCGAAAACAGCAGGGTAAGAACATAAACCGTAATTAAAACCACCGCCACCGCCGCCGAGAGGGTTTGCATGGTGGATTCCTCAATGCCAATGGAGGTAACATCTACTGCCGTTGGTACTAAAATAGCAATTATCGCTAAATTCATGGCCGAGGCATTCAAACGGGCAATCACGGGCTGGAATTTTTGCTCTTTGAAGCGTAAACCTCCTAAGAACATGGATAAACCCATAACTAATAGTAGGTTTCCTATAATTGAGCCGACTAAACTGGATTTGACCACATCAATTAATCCAGCATTCAGGGCGACAACTCCAATAATTAATTCCGTTGCATTCCCAAAGGTGGCATTTAACAACCCGCCTAAATTCGGGCCCAGGACGACGGCTATTTCTTCGGTTGCAGTTCCCATCCAACCCGCTAAGGGGATAATCGCTAAGGCTGAGGTGACAAATACAATAGTTGATCCCCACTCCAAAAAGTGACCCGCAATCGAAATCGGCACAAAAATTAACAGGGCGGAGAGTATAGTTTTTGTATTCAACATTTCAGTAATCAGTTATCAGTAATCAGTTATCAGTTGTAGGGGGCGGGTTCATCGGCGATTTAGGTAATTAACAAAGATCTAAAATAACCCGCCAGTACCAGTAATCAGTAATCAGTTATTAGCGGTAGAATTTATCATAGAACCTGTTGGCACGACAAGACCAGATCAACAAATATTAATTTTTTGATCTGGTCTTGCCAGAGGTTATAATTGGAATCAACATCTGTAATCCATGTAAACCGTTAATATTTAACCTTAAAAATGAACTTTTTTAACCAATTATTGGCAGCAATTGAACGGCAAAATAGTTTACTTTATCTTGCCCTAGAACCTGATCCCGATAGCCATATTTTTGAAATTGGAAATTGTGGGGGAATTGATGGCGATCGCTCTGATATTATTGAACAATGGCAGGAATGGCTAGGTTTTATTATTCGAGAAACTTCGGAATTTGTCTGTGCCTATAAACTCTCTTTCGGGTTTTATTTGGGTTTGGGGATACCTGGTTTAAAACTATTGGAAAAAACCATAAAATTAATTCCGCCTAATATTCCGATTATTTTAGATGCCAAACATAGCGATTTGAATTCTAGTACCGTTTTTGCTCGTTTTGTCTTTGAAGATTTAAAGGTTGGCGCTTGTACCTTAACTCCTTATGCCGGATTAGATCAAGTTGCACCCTTTTTAGTTTATCCTGATCAAGGGGTTTTTATTTCCTGTGCCACGGCTAATCCTTCGGCTTCTATTATTCAAGAATATCCTCAATCTCAACAACCTTTATATTTAGAATTAGTCCGGGTATCTCAAACTTGGGGAACTCCTGAACAATTGGGATTATTAGCGGGAATGGTACCGGATATGTTGGCAAAAATTCGTCAAGCTGCACCGGAACAATTTATCTTATTAGAGGGGGATGTAGCTGAAGAAAATGATTTAATGGATGTAGAAGATTTAACCCCAATTTTAGCCGCAGGGTTGAGTTTAAATGGCGATCGCTTATTAATACCTATTCCTCCTAAATTATTAGAAAAAGAAACCGTCAGAACCGAAATTAAACAGTTAAGAGATCAAATTAATGAAGAACGACAACAGGTAATCAGAGGAAATCCTACCTGTGATTTATGGTTGCCCGATGTTTGTTTTTTAAGACATCAACCCCATCGAGATTTAATTTTACAATTGTATGATATTGGCTGTATTATTTTTGGAGATCATGTTCAAGCATCGGGAGAAACTTTCCCCTATTATATTGACTTGAGACGGATTATTTCAACTCCCCAAATTTTTCATCAAATTGTTGGTGCCTATGGGGATATTTTAGAAACCCTAAGTTTTGATCGAATTGCGGGTATTCCCTATGGTTCTTTACCAACAGCAACCGGGTTATCATTAAGATTACAACGTCCGATGATCTTTCCCCGAAAAGAAGTTAAAGCCTATGGTGCAGGACGATTAATTGAAGGACATTTTCAGCCAGGGGAAACTATTGTAGTGGTGGATGATATTTTAATTACGGGAAATAGT includes:
- a CDS encoding rod shape-determining protein MreB, producing the protein MGIDLGTANTLIYVSGKGIVLQEPSVVAIDRLEKVPLAVGEEAKKMLGRTPENVVVLRPLRDGVIADFDAAEQMLKHFIRRVNQGKTLIAPRIVIGIPSGVTGVERRAVIEAASQAGARDVRLIDEPVAAAIGAGLPVSEATGNMIVDIGGGTTEVAVLSLQGTVLSESVRVAGDELNDAIILYMKKVHNLVIGEQTAEDIKIKMGSAYPNPAADEEMIMEVRGIHLLSGLPRTVTIKSTEVRESMVEPLSVIIDSVKRTLERTPPELAADIIDRGIMLAGGGALLKGIDALISHETGIITHIAADPLCCVVLGTGRVLENFKQLERVFTGGSRNL
- a CDS encoding putative cation transmembrane transporter, producing the protein MLNTKTILSALLIFVPISIAGHFLEWGSTIVFVTSALAIIPLAGWMGTATEEIAVVLGPNLGGLLNATFGNATELIIGVVALNAGLIDVVKSSLVGSIIGNLLLVMGLSMFLGGLRFKEQKFQPVIARLNASAMNLAIIAILVPTAVDVTSIGIEESTMQTLSAAVAVVLITVYVLTLLFSMKTHSYLYDVGVAENDEDGEITPEEAGHEAENVNLKLWIGVLLLATLTVAFESELLVGTLEEATSSLGLTALFTGVILVPIIGNAAEHATAVTVAMKNKMDLSVSVALGSSLQIALFVAPVLVLAGWILGQPMDLNFNPFELIAVAVSVLIANSVSSDGRSDWLEGVLLLAAYTVLGIAFYFHPIIEGIG
- a CDS encoding bifunctional orotidine 5'-phosphate decarboxylase/orotate phosphoribosyltransferase protein encodes the protein MNFFNQLLAAIERQNSLLYLALEPDPDSHIFEIGNCGGIDGDRSDIIEQWQEWLGFIIRETSEFVCAYKLSFGFYLGLGIPGLKLLEKTIKLIPPNIPIILDAKHSDLNSSTVFARFVFEDLKVGACTLTPYAGLDQVAPFLVYPDQGVFISCATANPSASIIQEYPQSQQPLYLELVRVSQTWGTPEQLGLLAGMVPDMLAKIRQAAPEQFILLEGDVAEENDLMDVEDLTPILAAGLSLNGDRLLIPIPPKLLEKETVRTEIKQLRDQINEERQQVIRGNPTCDLWLPDVCFLRHQPHRDLILQLYDIGCIIFGDHVQASGETFPYYIDLRRIISTPQIFHQIVGAYGDILETLSFDRIAGIPYGSLPTATGLSLRLQRPMIFPRKEVKAYGAGRLIEGHFQPGETIVVVDDILITGNSVIKGAQKLQSAGLKVNDIVVLIDHEGGVKEKLKDNNYQAHAVLTLSEIAETLYEANRITEEQFNFF